The Benincasa hispida cultivar B227 chromosome 11, ASM972705v1, whole genome shotgun sequence genome has a segment encoding these proteins:
- the LOC120092093 gene encoding chorismate mutase 1, chloroplastic-like → MDCYRSLAMKKRVDMSETLTLESIRFSLIRQEDSIIFSLLERAQYCYNANTYDRDAFAMDGFHGSLVEYMVRETEKLHARVGRYKSPDEHPFFPDDLPQPLLPPLQYPRVLHPVADSININPKVWDMYFRDLIPRLVEDGDDGNCGSSAVCDTICLQTLSKRIHYGKFVAEAKFQASPDSYEAAIRAQDKQKLMHMLTYPTVEEAVKRRVEMKATVYGQEVATDSVNGELQAAYKIKPSVVADLYGDWIMPLTKEVQVQYLLRRLD, encoded by the exons ATGGATTGCTATAGATCACTAGCAATGAAGAAACGGGTGGACATGAGTGAGACCTTGACCCTTGAGAGTATAAGATTTTCATTAATCCGACAGGAAGATAGCATAATATTTAGTCTTTTGGAGAGAGCACAGTATTGTTACAATGCCAATACGTATGACCGAGATGCTTTTGCTATGGATGGGTTTCATGGTTCTTTGGTAGAGTATATGGTCAGAGAAACTGAAAAACTTCATGCTCGG GTGGGTAGATATAAAAGCCCTGATGAACATCCTTTCTTCCCTGATGACTTGCCTCAACCGCTATTGCCTCCACTGCAATATCCTCGG GTACTACATCCAGTTGCAGACTCGATTAACATTAATCCAAAAGTATGGGACATGTACTTTAGAGATCTCATTCCGAGATTAGTTGAGGATGGAGATGATGGGAATTGTGGATCAAGTGCTGTTTGTGACACAATTTGTTTGCAG ACTTTATCAAAGAGAATCCATTATGGAAAATTCGTCGCGGAAGCTAAGTTTCAAGCCTCACCCGATTCGTACGAAGCAGCAATTCGAGCACAA gaTAAGCAAAAACTGATGCATATGCTGACATACCCGACGGTAGAGGAGGCTGTGAAAAGGCGAGTGGAGATGAAAGCAACGGTTTATGGTCAAGAAGTGGCGACTGATTCGGTTAACGGTGAACTCCAAGCAGCTTACAAGATCAAACCAAGCGTGGTTGCTGATCTATATGGGGATTGGATCATGCCATTAACTAAGGAAGTTCAAGTCCAATATTTGTTAAGAAGATTGGATTGA
- the LOC120089999 gene encoding lamin-like protein, giving the protein MEVLRRVDGGGLLVAVAVVVLLAAVPEVSATRWTVGGNMGWTTNVNYTIWAQDKHFYYDDWLFFVYDRNQMNVLEVNKTDYENCISDHPLHNFTTGAGRDVVHLNVTRPYYFISGKGFCYGGMKLAIHVEHLPPPPSSSPLNEKSSALRSTYISHTPFILTAVFAITALYEAFARLW; this is encoded by the exons ATGGAAGTTCTAAGAAGGGTCGACGGTGGTGGGCTTCTGGTGGCGGTGGCGGTGGTGGTATTGCTGGCGGCGGTGCCGGAAGTTTCGGCGACACGGTGGACTGTCGGTGGCAACATGGGTTGGACAACTAATGTGAACTACACTATTTGGGCTCAGGATAAGCACTTCTATTATGATGACTGGCTCT TTTTTGTGTATGACAGGAACCAAATGAATGTGTTGGAAGTGAACAAGACAGACTATGAGAATTGCATTTCTGATCATCCACTCCACAATTTCACCACAGGAGCTGGAAGAGATGTCGTTCATTTGAATGTGACCAGGCCTTATTACTTCATAAGTGGCAAGGGCTTTTGCTATGGAGGCATGAAACTCGCTATCCATGTCGAACACCTACCTCCCCCGCCCTCAAGCTCGCCCTTGAACGAAAAGAGCAGTGCTCTCAGATCTACCTACATTAGCCACACCCCATTCATTTTAACCGCTGTTTTCGCCATCACTGCTCTGTACGAAGCTTTCGCCCGGCTCTGGTAG